A single region of the Plasmodium malariae genome assembly, chromosome: 7 genome encodes:
- the PmUG01_07039900 gene encoding conserved Plasmodium protein, unknown function, which translates to MGESAKTKIKRIMESPYSIELQSLDQAKSNVLLRNLLGIIRSDKSLNIFLFNHDEIMDSMDHDHLRAIILIRTNEYEKFYKHIPIIASLKKIPFVLIERNYFNTIEFNILPDTSHIGIRNLQKENDNFSSIHDQVDKLILLINSYYVSLDIPYLFSHPSYVNTKFKVERVHGKAYAKNLSRKERKKIRKSLKKNNI; encoded by the exons ATGGGAGAGAGTGCCAAAAcgaaaattaaaagaataatggAATCGCCCTATAGCATCGAACT acAATCACTAGATCAAGCGAAAAGCAACGTGTTGCTGAGAAATCTGTTAgg aattattagGTCCGATAAATCtctgaatatttttttatttaaccaTGATGAAATTATGGACAGTATGGACCATGACCACCTGAGAGCTATTATACTAATCAGGACAAACGA GTacgaaaaattttataagcACATCCCTATCATAGCATCCTTGAAGAAGATTCCGTTCGTATTGATTGAACGCAA CTATTTTAACACAATCGAGTTTAACATTTTACCTGACACAAGTCATATAGGAATAAGAAATTTGCAGAAggaaaatgataatttttcttcaattCATGATCAAGTAGACAAATTAATCCTTTTAATTAATTCCTATTATGTTTCATTGGACATTCCGTATTTGTTTAGTCACCCTT cTTATGTGAACACAAAATTTAAAGTTGAAAGGGTACATGGGAAAGCATATGCCAAGAACTTATCgcgaaaagaaagaaagaaaattagaaaatcattgaagaaaaataatatatga
- the PmUG01_07040200 gene encoding conserved Plasmodium protein, unknown function: MLVPPQFYNGEIVVDLDNTIFKLEAEKVIELYKKSIYNYLFNSGYSKNDEATVVSAINVDKRIRDLKKERLKNMGYNVQFISILLTFSIIYFACKGIIEHFKSRHKKTLPEVNKKLKK, translated from the coding sequence ATGTTGGTACCTCCTCAATTTTACAACGGTGAGATAGTAGTAGATTTGGATAATACCATATTTAAACTTGAGGCAGAAAAGGTGATAGAGTTATATAAGaagagtatatataattatttatttaattcaggatattcaaaaaatgacGAAGCAACTGTTGTAAGTGCTATTAATGTTGATAAGAGAATCagagatttaaaaaaagaaagactTAAAAATATGGGATATAACGTTCAATTCATATCTATATTGTTAACTTTCtcaataatttatttcgCATGTAAGGGCATAATCGAACATTTTAAGAGTCGTCATAAAAAAACCTTACCCGaggttaataaaaaattaaagaaatga
- the PmUG01_07039800 gene encoding conserved Plasmodium protein, unknown function, which translates to MPEEDKGKNIKISKTFCSSDDGKGTSLLEMNNVRVQSYTRNIRIEDLKYLRSIEALTLSNFYLLYVYLKDIYFIFLNFVIFLNREETMVLDVLEESNNAFLFNTKIQDFDVFLECIKRYMEDKKHHSIVNDIGTKSSGSIKSSSNSNCIHNSENHSTNNSEGGARSNVSPHNVGNKKEECKKMEVGKNGETHEKAPEEGKRKKKNNNGTGNGSGSGSGSGSGSGRSSSCIGDKVKEGGHFDYVNELLSRLYSEEEIKFLNIDRIINDKVKKENILNKSIKINNNVCIYKLSYLYFNDKLKRIRLDYIFNLILFNKKRNKKENTDNGAEQMKQSKNGDSNSSANNSSANNSSGYNRSGYNRSGYNSGSNYYYIYEGQFLLYLSHFKYYIFSFFLYSYVKYAKCCKNIEEGESNRNDSGTTGRYNNRREDGTKRVYINNKGGNNMWKFLYNEEDNMKNILNVVSYILNFVNNVLNNLDIVLKREKIDLNENKKWDKKEQVDMYTSEFINDILKNIFSFKYINLDHLDFALSCIILLNIRTHNYNVQFYFYLNNKYESFFHLFRKYNASICLWNNRKTLRSANYFRFFEDLKLLSIIEKCCLFLNLKNIRLEYIYNILYAANNRNKFSVNIKLIDECLNFYNIKRTIYFLTCLGMEIKNERIFFNMSNRERDENKLRCFLLDNKDECIKSFSKVYEECIDDYTYIIYQEKIFEKNKCFFKYDLPSLIYFAHC; encoded by the exons ATGCCAGAAGAAGATAAgggaaaaaacataaaaatttctaAAACGTTTTGTTCTTCGGATGATGGTAAAGGAACGTCATTGCTGGAGATGAACAATGTTAGGGTTCAG AGTTATACACGAAACATTAGAATAGAAGACTTAAAATACTTGAGGAGTATTGAGGCACTAACTCTAAGTAACTTTTATCTACTGTACGTGTACCTGaaggatatatattttatttttcttaattttgttatattcttaaatagAGAGGAAACAATGGTATTAGATGTGCTGGAGGAATCAAATAATGCATTCCTCTTTAATACCAAGATACAGGACTTTGACGTTTTCTTGGAATGTATAAAGCGTTATATGGAGGACAAAAAACATCATAGCATTGTCAATGATATAGGTACTAAAAGCAGTGGTAGCATCAAAAGCAGCAGCAACAGTAACTGCATTCATAACAGTGAAAACCATTCGACTAATAACTCAGAGGGAGGTGCACGGAGTAATGTAAGCCCACACAATGTTGgtaataaaaaggaagaatgtaaaaaaatggaagtCGGCAAAAATGGGGAAACTCATGAAAAGGCACCTGAAGAAgggaagagaaaaaaaaaaaataataatggtaCTGGCAATGGTAGTGGCAGTGGTAGTGGTAGTGGTAGTGGTAGTGGCCGTAGCAGCAGCTGCATCGGTGATAAAGTTAAAGAGGGTGGACACTTCGATTACGTAAACGAACTACTTAGCCGATTGTACTCAGAAGAGGAGATaaagtttttaaatatagaTAGAATAATAAACGATAAGGTAAAAAAGGAGAACATTTTGAACAAGTccataaaaattaacaacAATGTTTGCATTTATAAACTGTCctatctttattttaatgataaattaaaacgAATAAGATTAgactatatttttaatttaatactgtttaataaaaaaagaaataaaaaagaaaatactgATAATGGGGCAGAACAGATGAAGCAAAGCAAAAATGGGGATAGCAACAGTAGTGCCAATAACAGTAGTGCCAATAACAGTAGCGGCTATAACAGGAGCGGCTATAACAGGAGCGGCTATAACAGCGGCAGCAACTACTACTACATTTATGAAGGGCAATTTTTGTTATACCTAtcacattttaaatattatattttttccttcttcttATACTCTTATGTTAAATATGCCAAGTGctgtaaaaatattgagGAGGGGGAGAGTAATAGAAATGACAGCGGTACCACTGGGAGATATAACAATAGAAGAGAGGATGGTACAAAGAGGGTGTATATAAACAACAAAGGTGGTAACAACATGTGGAAATTTCTTTACAACGAAGAAGacaatatgaaaaatattttaaatgtagtatcgtacatattaaattttgtaaataatgtATTGAATAATTTAGATATAGtattaaaaagagaaaaaattgatttaaatgaaaataaaaaatgggacAAAAAAGAGCAAGTAGACATGTACACTTCTGAATTCATTAATGatatactaaaaaatattttttcttttaaatatattaatcttGATCATTTAGATTTTGCTTTGTCATGTATAATTCTGCTTAATATACGCActcataattataatgtgcaattttatttttatctcaATAATAAGTATGAGAGCTTCTTTCATCtctttagaaaatataatgcaTCTATCTGCTTATGGAATAACCGTAAGACAC TACGAAGCGCAAACTACTTCCGCTTCTTCGAAGACTTGAAGTTGCTGTCTATAATTGAAAAATGCTGTTTATTTTTGAAcctaaaaaatatacgattggagtacatatataacatacTTTATGCTGCAAACAATAGGAATAAATTTAGCGTAAATATAAAGCTCATTGATGAATGcttaaatttttacaatataaaaagaaccatatatttcttaacaTGCTTAGgaatggaaataaaaaatgaaagaatattttttaacatgtCTAATAGGGAAAGAGacgaaaataaattaagatgTTTTCTCTTAGATAATAAAGATGAATGCATCAAAAGTTTTTCTAAAGTGTATGAAGAATGTATTGAtgattatacatatattatttatcaagaaaaaatatttgaaaagaataaatgttttttcaaatatgaCTTACCGAGTTTGATATATTTTGCGCACTGTTGA
- the PmUG01_07040000 gene encoding conserved Plasmodium protein, unknown function — protein MENDDPYESGYSSEDNLSVEKPKYVSSSYGCCYNFSNKIFKLSVISYYFWTAFCYIIGSIIFVTGYNSSSLRIEKQIACAASSNVYLFSMLWFLIGIISVITCIGYAAAIDEENNNIYSDSSPLFIYILGILCKTIPTIVRIIHIFNLFQLYVITLDIMILPECNSFPVRFILFIIHILWWVIVFFGIISRKKFFLPPHIYKPITNDDGYIVYVNNLLHSFGL, from the coding sequence atggaaaatGACGATCCTTACGAAAGTGGCTACAGCAGTGAGGACAATTTAAGTGTTGAAAAGCCGAAATATGTAAGTAGTTCCTACGGATGTTGCTATAATTTTtcgaataaaatatttaagctGAGTGTCATATCTTACTATTTCTGGACAGCCTTTTGTTACATAATAGGATCAATTATATTTGTAACAGGATATAACAGCTCATCTTTAAGAATAGAGAAACAAATAGCCTGTGCAGCCTCATCAAATGTATATCTTTTTTCCATGTTGTGGTTTTTGATTGGAATCATATCTGTAATTACCTGTATTGGATATGCCGCAGCTAtagatgaagaaaataataatatatattcagatAGCTctcctttatttatttatattttaggaatattatgtaaaaccATACCAACTATTGTAAGAATTATTCAcattttcaatttatttcaattatatgttataactCTTGATATTATGATCTTGCCAGAATGTAACTCATTTCCTGTACGgttcatattattcattattcaCATTCTCTGGTGggttattgttttttttggtattatATCCAGAAAGAAATTCTTCTTGCCCccccatatatataaaccaATAACGAATGACGATGGGTATATCGTCTATGTGAATAATTTGCTTCATTCGTTTGGTCTCTGA
- the PmUG01_07040100 gene encoding conserved Plasmodium protein, unknown function, whose translation MKWFANEKKTLHLFLLPFIYVHLNMHFINDSSDDLLLGNIPDLNEDTKKKMGIPKRIQIKKSFRLLKREKKLLDNLDSEKKEKVEHLLRVRKAVLKSKGEKVYDEKSLKKRRKNLSMKKEKSRKRWENKKKKKN comes from the exons ATGAAGTGGTTTGCTAACGAAAAGAAAACTTTACATTTGTTCTTATTGCCTTTcatttatgtacatttgAATATGCATTTT ATTAACGACAGTTCGGATGATTTGCTTTTAGGAAACATTCCAGACTTAAATGAGGAcacgaaaaagaaaatgggCATTCCTAAAAggattcaaataaaaaaaagttttag ATTATTAAAGAGGGAAAAGAAATTGCTAGATAATTTAGACtcagaaaaaaaggaaaaggtgGAGCATTTATTGAGAGTACGCAAAGCAGTGTTGAAATCCAAAGGGGAAAAAGTTTat GATGAAAAAAGtcttaaaaaaagaaggaaaaacctttcaatgaaaaaggaaaaatcaCGCAAGAGatgggaaaataaaaaaaaaaaaaaaaattaa
- the PmUG01_07039600 gene encoding conserved Plasmodium protein, unknown function, whose amino-acid sequence MSKCVSIQLLRMNKDNINENVRRVLAKKERKRLKEEKELYKAAQVISSQNNALRKIIAQKQTSSSCFVSKMKDINKSFPHVRSKNDKNYMKENRIKMQEKINMQKQLLQKQEEMKNKKPFKMKKFEKVVSKVAKNLRASEERSENTKENINEEGSKLGAQRQGIGRNAPGGGTSQQVNVNEEKDEAEAADEEEYEEVEEYVEDEEEYEEVEENVEDEYEGEESQAEGNAKGEQHYEEYEEYEEYEEYEEEGVDEGVDEEVDEEVDEEVDEEVDEDVEEDVEEDADEQMMRIDQMGNEKREDEGVRNEKSIIDKFKERENKQKKDKGKKENLHKNYGKLPNYILKKKKDVADEPGDVPEGYRVLKNDERNYVLKELHSQLKEINKEYKNNKDTGKKIELGKKLKEIKESIELFSNPYVVVDENF is encoded by the exons ATGTCGAAATGTGTCAGCATTCAGCTCCTCAGG ATGAATAAAGacaatattaatgaaaacgTAAGGAGAGTGCTAgcgaaaaaagaaaggaaaagatTGAAGGAGGAAAAGGAATTATATAAAGCAGCTCAAGTAATAAGTTCACAAAATAATGCACTCAGAAAAATTATAGCACAAAAACAAACGTCATCAAGTTGTTTTGTTAGTAAAATGaaagatattaataaatcattTCCTCATGTGAGAAGTAAGAAtgacaaaaattatatgaaggaaaatagaataaagatgcaagaaaaaataaatatgcaaaaacAGTTGTTACAAAAGCAAgaggaaatgaaaaataaaaaaccattcaaaatgaaaaaattcgAAAAAGTTGTTTCTAAAGTAGCAAAGAATTTACGAGCTAGTGAAGAAAGAAGCGAAAATACAAAGGAGAACATAAATGAGGAGGGTAGTAAGCTAGGTGCTCAAAGACAAGGTATAGGTCGGAATGCGCCAGGAGGTGGAACTAGTCAGCAGGTAAACGTGAATGAAGAGAAAGACGAAGCAGAGGCGGCAGACGAAGAAGAGTACGAAGAGGTAGAGGAATACGTGGAAGATGAGGAAGAATATGAGGAGGTTGAGGAAAATGTTGAAGACGAATATGAAGGGGAAGAATCACAAGCTGAAGGGAACGCAAAGGGAGAACAACATTATGAAGAATATGAAGAATATGAAGAATATGAAGAATACGAAGAGGAAGGAGTGGACGAAGGAGTGGACGAAGAAGTGGACGAAGAAGTGGACGAAGAAGTGGACGAAGAAGTGGACGAAGACGTGGAAGAAGACGTGGAAGAAGACGCGGATGAACAGATGATGCGAATAGACCAAATGGGAAACGAGAAAAGAGAAGACGAAGGAGTCCGAAACGAAAAAAGCATTATAGATAAATTCAAAGAAAGAgagaataaacaaaaaaaggacaaggggaaaaaggaaaatttgcATAAAAATTACGGAAAACTtccaaattatattttaaaaaaaaaaaaagatgttgCAGATGAACCTGGAGATGTGCCTGAAGGGTATCGAGTTTTAAAAAACGATGAAAgaaattatgttttaaaagaattacatTCGCAATTAAAAGAGattaataaagaatataaaaacaataaggatacgggaaaaaaaattgaacttggaaaaaaattaaaagaaataaaagaatctATTGAGTTGTTCAGTAACCCTTATGTTGTCGTGGATGAAAACTTTTAA